Below is a window of Halolamina sp. CBA1230 DNA.
GGGTTCCTCTACGGCGGCAGCTCCGTCGGCGTCCCGCCGACGGCCCCCTACACGCTGCCGACCATCAACGGGAACGCCTACGACAGCAGCCGGGACGTCATCCTCCGGGCCAACAAACACAATCAGCTCGTCACACTCGCCTTCTCCGAAATCGGTGAGGACGGGATGTCCGTCGAGAACTTCGAGAAGCAGCTCGACCGGATCGAGAACAACGCGTACGCCGGCGGCTTCAACGTCATCACTCCCTCCGAACTCGACCAGCAGTACCTCTGAGGCCGGCGGCGCAGCGCTCCAGAGCACTCGCGACGGGCGTGCAGTGACCGCTCGCCCGTCACGAGGCCCCTCCAGCGACGTCTACTCCTCGAGTTCCCGCGCGGTCGCCTCGACGCCCGCGCCGACGTCGACGTCGATGCCCTGTCGGGACAGTGACCTCCCCAACGACGAGATGCGCTCCCACGGCAACCCATTCGGGGGGTGGCTCTGAAGCCAGTACAGGATAGAGACGGCGTTCTACATCGGCGGCGTGTTCGCGGTTGTGCTCACGCGGTTCCACGGCCGCGACGTGCTGACGGCGTGGTGATCAGCCTCGATCGCCGGTCTCGAACTTCGCCAGTCGGTTCAGCGCCAGCGTCGTTCGCAGCGGCGTGCCGGCGTCGCCGCGGTCGAACAGCAGGCCGTCGGTGTCGCGGACGTGCTCCAGCACCACCGCGGAGGCGTGCTTCGGCGCGCCCGCGACGCCGGCGTCGGTGCGCTCGACCCACTCCATCACCCGCAGGTCCGACTTCGAGTCGCCGAGCACCAGCGCGAACGGGTCCTCGATGCCGAGCACGTCGAAGGCGGCCTCCACGCCCGCGACCTTGTCGAGTTCGAGCGACGTGATCTCCGCGGCGTCGGCCTCGTAGTACCCCACGTCGATGCGCTCGAACAGCTCCTGAACCGGCTCCGGGATCTCGACAGCGGGGACGGTTGCATCGACTCGATCGAGGACCGCGGCGATCTCGTCGTCCGCGGCCGCGTAGTACGCTCGGGCCTCGTCTTCCGCGCTCCCCTCGATCCCCGTCTCCGCGGCGACCGCCCGCCCCAACGAGTCGATCTGGTGGCGCAGCGCCTCGTCGATCACCGCCCGCGCGTCGTCGCTGCCGGTCTCGTGGTTGGGTTTGAGAGTGACGCTGAACTCGTTGCCCTGCAGGTGACAGCCCCGTGCGACCGATGAGGGGGCGTCCCCGAGCGCGCTCGACCGCACCTGCTCGAACACGCGCCTGACCGACGGCGCGAGATCCTCGTACAGCAGTTGCTTGGTGTCGGAGCCGTGGCCGGGCGTGAACACGCCGTTGCCGGCCTCGTACACCACCGACAGGTCGCCCGAGTGGACGAGTTCGCTGCCGAGCCCCTGGATGAGGAAGCCCTTCACGTTCTCCAGCGTCTGGCCGGTACAGATCACGATCGGGACGCCGTCGTCGTGGAGCTCCGTCAGCAGGTGCAGCGTTTCGCGGGGGATCTCGTTGTCCGTGCTCCCCGCCGAACGCAGCGTCTCGTCCACGTCGAGCACGAGCACGTTGATCGCCCGCCCCTCGCGCGCCCACAGGTCCGCGGCCGTCGTCGCCGTCTCCCGGGTCGCCCGGCTGGCGATGTCGGCGTACGCCCCGCCGAAGGCGTCGACGACGCGGCCGTTCCGGCTCTCGAAGTCCGCACGGGCGGTCTCCCACCGTTCGAGCGCCGCCGTCGAGTCCACCGGCGGGAACAGCTCGACGAAATCCCGCAGGGAACGGATCGACGCGGTGTCGAACTCGTCGTACAGCCGGTCGAGCCGTTCGTGGTGGTCGACGCCCGGACGGTCGGCGTTTCGCATGGCTCGAAAGTTAACTCATAATAGGATAAACGTTTTGTGCAGGTGTGTGATACTGTGGGGCATGGATGCAGTCGTCCTGCGCGAGAACGGGACGCCGCGGCTCGTCGACCGGCCACGCCCCGACCCCGGGCCCGGCGAGGCGCTGGTCCGGATCGACCGCGTCGGTATCGACGGCACCGACCGCGAGGTGCTCGACGGCGCCCACGGCGACGTGGAGGAGTCGATGGTGCTCGGCCACGAGGCGGTCGGCACCGTCGCGGAGCCGAACGGGACGGGGCTCGAGACGGACGAGACGGTCGTGCCGACCGTCCGCCGACCGCCCGGCGCGTACAACGAGTACTTCCGGCGGGGGGAGCCGGACATGGCGCCGATGGACGCGACCGTCGAGTGCGGCATCGACGGCGCCGACGGGTTCATGGCCGAGTACGTCGCCGTCCCGAGCGAGTACCTCGTCCCGCTGCCGGACCGCCTCGCGCCGTACGGGTTTCTCGTCGAACCGCTGTCGATCACCGCGAAGGCGCTGGAACTGGCGTCCGCCTCCCGCGAGCCGTTCACGTGGGACCGCGACCGGGCGCTCGTGTTGGGCACGGGATCACTCGGGCTACTGACGGTTCCAGTGCTCGCCGAGCAGTTCGATGCAGTGTACTGTCTCGGCCGCCGTGACCGCGACGACCCTGGGGTCGAACTCGCGATAGAGGCGGGCGCGACGTACGTGGACTCCCGCGAGACGCCCGTCGACGAGATCCCCGAGGCGCACGCGCCGATGGATCTCGTCGTCGAGGCGACCGGCCACCCGCCGCACGCGGTGGAGTCGGTCGCGGCGCTCGCTCCCAACGGGGTCGCCGCGCTGCTGGGCGTTCCGGAAGCCCAGACGACCGAGGTTGATCTTGGGGCGTTCCACCGCGAGCTCGTGCTCGGCAACCGCGCGATGGTGGGGTCGGTCAACGCCGGCTACACCCACTTCGAGCGGGCGATCGAGTGGCTCGACGCGATGCCCGCGTCGGTCCGTTCGGCGTTCACCGAGCACGTCTACCCGGTCGAACAGTTCGAGGCGGCGCTGGACAGCGACGTTATCAAGGCGGCGGTCGAAATCGGCCCATGAAGAACGTCGACGACCTGATCGAGGAGGCGCGCTCGCTCGCCGACCGGGGGTTCTCGAAGGGAGAGATCGCGGACGAACTCAACGTCTCCCGGGAGACCGCCTCCTGGCTGGTCGAGCGGGCCGGCGCGACGCCCGCCCAGAGCGGTGGCCCGGGCGACATCCACGTCGACTGGTCGGCGGTCGGCCGGGACTCCTCCCGACTGAACCACGTCGCGGCGGCGATGGCGGACCTGCTCTCGAAGAAGGGCGAGGACGTGGATCTGACGGTCGGCGTCGAGAAGGCCGGGGGGCCGCTCGCCACGACGGTCGCCACGGAACTGGACACGGATCTCGCGACCTACACGCCCCGCAAGCACCAGTGGGAGGAGGGGAGCATCGAGAACCTGGAGGGCGGCTTCTCCCGCAACTTCGCGGAGGTCCGCGAGCGGGAGTGTTACATCGTCGACGACACCATCACCTCCGGCACCACGATGCAGGAGACCATCGACGCCGTGCGGGCCCGCGGGGGCGAGCCCGTCGCCTGCGGCGTGCTCGCGGACAAGCGCGGCCTCGACGAGGTCGACGGCGTGCCGGTGTACTCGCTGTTGCAGGTGATCCGGGTCGGCGACGGCGCCTGAACTGGGACAGCCCCGCCCCAGTCAGCGGTCGATCCCGTCCGCGCCACCCTCGATCACCGCCGCCACTTCTTCCGGCGTCACCACCGCCGCGTCGCCCGCCACAGTCCGCTTCAGCGCCGCGGTCGCGGTCGCGGCGTCGAGCGCCTCGGGGACCGAGCCGTCGGCCAGCAGCCCCGCGAGCAGGCCGCCGACGAACGCGTCGCCGGTCCCGACCGGGTCGACGGTGTCGGTCTCCAGCGCTCCGCACTCGTGGATCTCGCCGTCGTGGGCCGCCACCGCGCCGGCGTCGCCCCGAGTGACGACGACCGTCTCGCAGTCGTGTTCGACCGCGAGACTGTGGGCGATCGTCCGCGCCTCTCCCTCCCGGTCCAGCACTCGCTCGGCGTCGCGCTCGGCGACGATCAACACGTCGATGTGCTCGAACAGCGGGCGGAGCCGCGCGGCCGCCTCGGCGGGCGTCCAGAGCTTCGATCGGTAGTTCAGGTCGAACGCGCGGGCAGTACCGGCCTCCCCGGCGGCGCGGAGCAGCGCCGCGGTCGTCTCCGCCAGCGTCTCCGAGAGCGCGGGGGTGATACCGCTGGTGTAGAACGCGTCCGCGCTCCGAACGCGGTCGACCGCGAGTTCGTCGGGCGTCGCCGTCCGGATCGCCGCGTCCTCGCGGTCGTACAGGACCGACGTACCGCGCGGCTCGCCGGCGGCGTCGAGGTAGTACGTGCCGACGCGGCCGCTCCCACGTGCGACGATCGGCTCGACGCCGTGTTCGCGGATCCCGCGTTCGACCCGGCGGGCCAGCGCGGAGTCGGGGAGTTTCGACAGCCACGCCGCCTCGCAGCCGAGTCGGGCCGCGGCGACGGCGACGTTGCTCTCGGCGCCGCCGACGTGGACCGCGAGTTCGTCGGCGGTTTCGAGGCGCTCGCCGGCCGGGGGACTGTACCGCAGCATGCTCTCGCCGAACGTGGCGAGCGTCGGTCGCGGGCCGTCGTCGAACGCGGGGAGGCTCATACCGGGTCGAACAGTTCCTCGCCGTCGACTAAGTGTTTCGCCACGGCGTCGCGGTCGAGCGTGACGCCGAGCCCCGGCTCCTCGGGAACCTCGATGGAACCGTCGACGATCACGTCCTCCTCCACCAGGTCCTCCCACCAGCCGAGTTCGTAGGAGTGATACTCGACCGCCAGCGAGTTCGGCACCGCGGCGCCGACGTGGGCCGCGGCGACGGTGGCGACCGGCGACGCGACGTTGTGCATCGCGACGGGGACGTAGTACTGGTTCGCCACGTCGGCGATCTTCCGGGTCTCGCGCATCCCGCCCACTTTGGGCAGGTCGGGCGCGACGATGTCGACGGCCTGGTCCTCGATCAGCCGCCGGAGTTCCGTCACGCGGTAGCGGTTCTCGCCCACCGTGATCGGCGTCGTCGTCGACTTCGTGACCTCCTCCTGTACGTCCAGGTTCTCCGGCGGCACGGGGTCCTCGAGCCACCACACGTCGTACGGTTCCAGCTTCTCGGCGAGGCGCTTGGCGCTACCGCCGGAGAACGTCCAGTGGCAGTCGAACGCCACGTCCGCGCGGTCCTTCACGCGCTCGGTGACCGCCTCGACGATGTCGACCTTGTGCCGGATCTCGCCCGGGCGGAGGTGGCGGTTCGCGCGGTCCTTCTCGTGGCCGCTCGGCACGTCGAGGTCGAACTTCAGCGCGTCGTACCCCAGCTCCTCGACGACGCGCTCGGCCTCGTCCGCGCAGGCCGCCGGGTCGGCCTCCTCCT
It encodes the following:
- a CDS encoding HAD hydrolase family protein; translated protein: MRNADRPGVDHHERLDRLYDEFDTASIRSLRDFVELFPPVDSTAALERWETARADFESRNGRVVDAFGGAYADIASRATRETATTAADLWAREGRAINVLVLDVDETLRSAGSTDNEIPRETLHLLTELHDDGVPIVICTGQTLENVKGFLIQGLGSELVHSGDLSVVYEAGNGVFTPGHGSDTKQLLYEDLAPSVRRVFEQVRSSALGDAPSSVARGCHLQGNEFSVTLKPNHETGSDDARAVIDEALRHQIDSLGRAVAAETGIEGSAEDEARAYYAAADDEIAAVLDRVDATVPAVEIPEPVQELFERIDVGYYEADAAEITSLELDKVAGVEAAFDVLGIEDPFALVLGDSKSDLRVMEWVERTDAGVAGAPKHASAVVLEHVRDTDGLLFDRGDAGTPLRTTLALNRLAKFETGDRG
- a CDS encoding alcohol dehydrogenase catalytic domain-containing protein, with the translated sequence MDAVVLRENGTPRLVDRPRPDPGPGEALVRIDRVGIDGTDREVLDGAHGDVEESMVLGHEAVGTVAEPNGTGLETDETVVPTVRRPPGAYNEYFRRGEPDMAPMDATVECGIDGADGFMAEYVAVPSEYLVPLPDRLAPYGFLVEPLSITAKALELASASREPFTWDRDRALVLGTGSLGLLTVPVLAEQFDAVYCLGRRDRDDPGVELAIEAGATYVDSRETPVDEIPEAHAPMDLVVEATGHPPHAVESVAALAPNGVAALLGVPEAQTTEVDLGAFHRELVLGNRAMVGSVNAGYTHFERAIEWLDAMPASVRSAFTEHVYPVEQFEAALDSDVIKAAVEIGP
- the gfcR gene encoding transcriptional regulator GfcR; its protein translation is MKNVDDLIEEARSLADRGFSKGEIADELNVSRETASWLVERAGATPAQSGGPGDIHVDWSAVGRDSSRLNHVAAAMADLLSKKGEDVDLTVGVEKAGGPLATTVATELDTDLATYTPRKHQWEEGSIENLEGGFSRNFAEVRERECYIVDDTITSGTTMQETIDAVRARGGEPVACGVLADKRGLDEVDGVPVYSLLQVIRVGDGA
- the kdgK1 gene encoding bifunctional 2-dehydro-3-deoxygluconokinase/2-dehydro-3-deoxygalactonokinase — its product is MSLPAFDDGPRPTLATFGESMLRYSPPAGERLETADELAVHVGGAESNVAVAAARLGCEAAWLSKLPDSALARRVERGIREHGVEPIVARGSGRVGTYYLDAAGEPRGTSVLYDREDAAIRTATPDELAVDRVRSADAFYTSGITPALSETLAETTAALLRAAGEAGTARAFDLNYRSKLWTPAEAAARLRPLFEHIDVLIVAERDAERVLDREGEARTIAHSLAVEHDCETVVVTRGDAGAVAAHDGEIHECGALETDTVDPVGTGDAFVGGLLAGLLADGSVPEALDAATATAALKRTVAGDAAVVTPEEVAAVIEGGADGIDR
- a CDS encoding mandelate racemase/muconate lactonizing enzyme family protein, encoding MVDYSELHDPNAEYTMRELSAETMGVTSERGDGRDVEITDVQTAMVDGNFPWTLVRIYTDAGVAGTGEAYWGAGVPELIERMKPFLLGENPLDIDRLYEHLIQKMSGEGSVEGVTVTAISGIEVALHDLAGKILDLPAYQLLGGKYRDEVRVYCDCHTEEEADPAACADEAERVVEELGYDALKFDLDVPSGHEKDRANRHLRPGEIRHKVDIVEAVTERVKDRADVAFDCHWTFSGGSAKRLAEKLEPYDVWWLEDPVPPENLDVQEEVTKSTTTPITVGENRYRVTELRRLIEDQAVDIVAPDLPKVGGMRETRKIADVANQYYVPVAMHNVASPVATVAAAHVGAAVPNSLAVEYHSYELGWWEDLVEEDVIVDGSIEVPEEPGLGVTLDRDAVAKHLVDGEELFDPV